The DNA segment AGGCCTTCGAGCAACTCAGGCTTTTCGACCTTGAATTCCATTTCCATGCCTTGCATCAGTCCCGAAATGTCTTCGTGGTCCAGCGTGACTGTCCCACGGTCGCGGTCGACTGCCACGATCTTGCCGATAATGTCGTATTGCTTTGCCGTCGGCGAGGTTGGCGTCCTTTGGCAACCAACACCCACCATCACGATGGACAACAGCAATGTGATTGCGCAAAACATCTTTTTCATCAAACAATCTCTCATGTGAGATGGACGGACTTATTCCGACGTTATTCTTGGTTCGCGCCCCTCAGTTCCTTGACCTTGGCGAGCGTAGCATCCGAGTTCTTCAGAGCGTTCTCTTTGCAGCTATTGCAGCAGATGAACAGTGATTCCCCCGCGACCATCAATTTGACCGGCGCTCCCATCGATCCCAAGCGACTGGCCGGCAATACGGGGCAGAAGCGTTGCGCCTCGGCAAGCGTGCGGTCCTCCGGCGCTAGCTTCGCGAGCGCCGCTTTGATCTTGCCGTTCGGATCTTCCGGCGTGGATGGTCGGACCGTCGTCACGCCGGACCGCTCTTGCGATCCGCCGCTGCCGCCGAAGTAAATCGAGCCGGCGGCCGGATTGAGTCGGGTCTCCGCATCGACGAGAAACGAGCCGCTGGTGACGACCAAATCGCCAGGCATGAGGCCGCGCAGGATGGGGTAGAACACGACGCCGTCCGGGCCAGACATGCTCGGTCCCACAGCCACTTCGACGCCTTCAAAGGTGTTGGGCAACGATTGACGGTAGACGATCTTCTGGCTGCCGGTGTCGATGATGGAACTCTCGGGCACTGCCAACACGCGTCCTTCATCGAGCATCTTCTGGCGCCGCGGATCATCATTCGCGCTTGACAGTGACGCGACGTCCTTCGGCTCGACCTTGAGCGTCACGGATGCCGTGCTGCCTGGTCGCAGCTTGTGGCCCGGGTTATCCAACTCGAACCGCACGGTGACGGTCCGCGTGTTTTGATCGACATGGGGATAAATAAACGCCAACTTGCCGTGGAACACCTCGCCCGGAAACGCCCGCGTGGTCGCGCTAATGTCCAACCCATTCAAGTTGCGCTGGCGGTCTTGTTCTGTGTCGCCGACGGGCAAGAACGCTAGATCATCTTCATAAATCTGGGCCTGAATCCAGACGGTCGCGAGATCGGCGACCTCGTACAGCGGCGTCCCTTCCTGGACGTACTGCCCCGCGCGCACGTATTTGGTGATCACATGGCCGTCGATCGGCGAGCGAATCTTGAGGTGAGAAGTCGACTCGCCGGCCGATAAGATTTCGTCAAGCTGCGCGTCGTCGATCCCCAGTCGCTCCAGGCGCGTTCGCGCTCCCGCGAGCAACTGTTGATTTCCGCTTCGATTCGCGTTCAGCAGGTTCTCAACCGTGACGTTCAGCTCCGGGCTATAGAGCAACGCCAACTCGTCCCCTGCCTCGACCATCTGTCCGGTTTCGTTGACGACTAGCTTGTCGATGCGACCGGCCACGCGCGCCGCAACGGTGCGCTCGCCCCGTTCGTTGAATTCCACGTAGCCGACGGCGGTGAGTTGCTTGGTCAGCGGTTGGTAGTCGACCGGCCACGTCTGCACGCCGGCCAACACGACGCGATAAGGCGTCAGTTGGACGCGATTCACAATGCCGTCCGGCAAGGCCTCGGCCACGCCGCTCCCCTTCTTCCGCTTGGAGAGCGGCATGAAGCAGATCGGACACTTGTCCTTGGGATTGTCGCGAATGATCGAGGGATGCATCGGGCAGAAGTACTCGATGCCGGACGCGGCAGCGGCGACTGCGCCTGAGGGCCGAGTCCACTTTTCGTAGTAGGCGTTGAGCGTGTCCCATTGCGTGATGATCACGCCGATCACCGCCAGGATGCCGATGAAGCGCAGCCGCGCTAACTTCACCAGAATGATGAAATCAAACCACCACCAAGCCTTCCGCCAGCCTTTCAGCCCGGGCGGCGCGCGCAGTCCGCCTTCGTCATTGTCGGACGGCAGCGGGCCAACCGGGTCGTTTGCGGACGGGAGGCGATTTACGCCAAACATGAGACTCTCCTCGATAGATAAAGCAACAAAAGGCAGCCGTGACGCAAGCCAGCCAGACACTTGGTGCTAACCCGCCAGCCTGGCACGGCTGCCTCCGCCTCTCTCTCGATCGGCTCAATAGTTCTCGCCCGTGAATCCGGCGGCGGTCAGCGCCTCGATCAACTGGTGACTCGTGACCTCGCCGTCGTCGGTAAACTGTACGCCCAGCGAGTGCTTCTTGGGGTATGCCACGACGCGCTTCACTCCCTCCAGTTTGCTCAACGCTTCCTTGGCGCGCTCCGCGCTAGCGTCATCCATAATTTCCGAGGCTTTCAGCGCCAGCCAGCCGTCGTAATGCAGGTTTCCGCCCATCATGTGCGGCGTATCGGCGATCAGCAGCGCGAGTTTCTGCGCCGGCAGCACCGCCTCATCGAACTCGATCTTCGCATTCTTGGTTTTCCAATCGACCTTGACGGATTTCACGCCGTCGATCTGCCGTAATGAAGACTCGACCGTCTTCGTGCAGGGCGGACAGTGCAGGCCGGTGATCAAGTAGGTCGCCTTGACGACCGTGACGCCTTCTTCTTTTGGTTCGCTTGCATCTTGAGCGTATGCGAGCGCCGTGAGTGCCGTCGAGGCAATGGACAACAGGAAGGGGAATCTCATGCGTCACCTTGGAGGGAAGAAGGAAAATCATGCCTGGCCCGGAGCGCCGGGCCAGGCGGCAACACGACAGATGGGACGCTTAGAAGTTGTAGCGCCGTGGGTCCGACTTCGGCAGTGAATTGGCCGAGGGCCGTGACGTCCGCATCCGCGACGCCGAATTTGACGGCTCAAACAAGTAACTCCGCGTCGACCGAACTAAGCTCGGCGCCTGCGCCGCCCTCGTCGAATCACTCGGCGCGGACGGTTCGTACGAATACCGGCGTGTCGTCGACGGCGCATTCGCCACCGCCGCTGGACTCGGCGACTCTTCGATCATTCGCGGAGCGACCGAACGATACGAGCGTCGCACACTGGGCGTCGGTCGATGCGTCATGCTCCCGTCATAGTTGCCAGTCCCCTTCGACCAGGTGCGAGGGGTCGCGGTTGAGGAACTGACGGTCGCCAGAGTCAATGCGACAACTGTGAACAGGATCATCTTGACGTTCATGATAGTAACCGCCTTCTTGAGGAAATGGCGTTGTCGGGCGCGTCGACGCGACGCAGCCGTCCAATGCCGTTGGATCAATCTCCCAGCCTGGATGGGCTAAGGAATGGGTGCGACCGGCGCCACTCAGCGCCAGATCGAATGGAGTTTGCCGAACAAGAACGCCAGTAATGATTCAAGAGCCGCCGAGAGCGAATTCGATCCGCCCTAGAAACGTACTTAAAGAAACACCCAG comes from the Planctomycetia bacterium genome and includes:
- a CDS encoding copper-binding protein — its product is MKKMFCAITLLLSIVMVGVGCQRTPTSPTAKQYDIIGKIVAVDRDRGTVTLDHEDISGLMQGMEMEFKVEKPELLEGLNAGDEVMGQLDVQSSDQVITSIHKR
- a CDS encoding efflux RND transporter periplasmic adaptor subunit, whose protein sequence is MFGVNRLPSANDPVGPLPSDNDEGGLRAPPGLKGWRKAWWWFDFIILVKLARLRFIGILAVIGVIITQWDTLNAYYEKWTRPSGAVAAAASGIEYFCPMHPSIIRDNPKDKCPICFMPLSKRKKGSGVAEALPDGIVNRVQLTPYRVVLAGVQTWPVDYQPLTKQLTAVGYVEFNERGERTVAARVAGRIDKLVVNETGQMVEAGDELALLYSPELNVTVENLLNANRSGNQQLLAGARTRLERLGIDDAQLDEILSAGESTSHLKIRSPIDGHVITKYVRAGQYVQEGTPLYEVADLATVWIQAQIYEDDLAFLPVGDTEQDRQRNLNGLDISATTRAFPGEVFHGKLAFIYPHVDQNTRTVTVRFELDNPGHKLRPGSTASVTLKVEPKDVASLSSANDDPRRQKMLDEGRVLAVPESSIIDTGSQKIVYRQSLPNTFEGVEVAVGPSMSGPDGVVFYPILRGLMPGDLVVTSGSFLVDAETRLNPAAGSIYFGGSGGSQERSGVTTVRPSTPEDPNGKIKAALAKLAPEDRTLAEAQRFCPVLPASRLGSMGAPVKLMVAGESLFICCNSCKENALKNSDATLAKVKELRGANQE
- a CDS encoding cation transporter, with protein sequence MRFPFLLSIASTALTALAYAQDASEPKEEGVTVVKATYLITGLHCPPCTKTVESSLRQIDGVKSVKVDWKTKNAKIEFDEAVLPAQKLALLIADTPHMMGGNLHYDGWLALKASEIMDDASAERAKEALSKLEGVKRVVAYPKKHSLGVQFTDDGEVTSHQLIEALTAAGFTGENY